Proteins encoded together in one Triticum dicoccoides isolate Atlit2015 ecotype Zavitan chromosome 7B, WEW_v2.0, whole genome shotgun sequence window:
- the LOC119335350 gene encoding galactoside 2-alpha-L-fucosyltransferase-like yields the protein MALEGGAGIGNGIIKRPPQQCSVAVETAAHHADGETEEEDEGKPWIARKWISSLAVCLVALPFLAIMVSRRDRPLPLASGWTSAATARTTYDRRESNQDGLLGGLLVPGFDEQSCISRYQSTSHLKKLARSPSTHLVKRLREQEALQRRCGPGTETYRRAAERLGPREDGTSTTTDDDACKYLVLVPYRGLGNRILAMASAFLYAMLTDRVLLVHRGTSLPDLLCEPFQETSWLLPPDFPLRDLENLTGEVPESYRNLVREYGRAASVSDLPYVFVDLDHACTYHDKLFYCDDHREFLHRAPWLVMRTDGYFVPALFLNPAYQEELDKLFPRKDSVFYLLARYLFHPTNKVWGLITRFYDSYLKNSDERLGIQVRVFDGDTPFKHVLDQILACTSQEHLLPEVVAQDPGPPASTAGARGWSTFGYVGHGLGGLTPWIMFKPENLTTPDPPCRRAASMEPCLHGPPFYDCRARRGADTGKLVPHVRHCEDMSWGLKLVHPE from the exons ATGGCCTTGGAGGGCGGTGCTGGCATTGGCAATGGCATAATCAAGcggccgccgcagcaatgctcggtCGCCGTGGAGACGGCCGCTCACCACGCCGACggggagaccgaggaggaggacgaaggaaAGCCATGGATCGCGAGGAAGTGGATCTCGTCGCTTGCGGTTTGCCTCGTCGCGCTGCCGTTCCTGGCGATCATGGTTAGCCGGCGGGACAGGCCGTTGCCGCTGGCGTCCGGCTGGACATCGGCGGCGACGGCAAGGACGACGTACGATCGCCGAG AATCCAATCAGGACGGGCTCCTCGGAGGCCTGCTTGTTCCCGGGTTCGACGAACAATCGTGCATCAGCCGGTACCAGTCCACCTCCCACCTCAAGAAGCTGGCGCGCTCGCCGTCGACACACCTCGTGAAGCGGCTgcgggagcaggaggcgctgcagaGGCGGTGCGGCCCGGGCACCGAGACATACCGGCGAGCGGCGGAGCGGCTGGGGCCCCGAGAAGATGGCACTAGCACAACCACGGATGACGACGCCTGCAAGTACCTCGTGCTGGTGCCTTACAGGGGCCTGGGGAACCGGATACTGGCCATGGCGTCGGCGTTCCTCTACGCCATGCTCACCGACCGCGTGCTGCTCGTCCACAGGGGCACGTCGCTGCCCGACCTCCTCTGCGAGCCGTTCCAGGAGACGTCGTGGTTGCTGCCCCCGGACTTCCCGCTCAGGGACCTCGAGAACCTGACCGGCGAGGTGCCGGAGAGCTACCGGAACCTGGTGCGGGAGTACGGCCGGGCCGCGTCCGTGTCCGATCTCCCATACGTCTTCGTCGACCTCGACCACGCCTGCACCTACCACGACAAGCTCTTCTACTGCGACGACCACCGGGAGTTCCTCCACCGTGCGCCGTGGCTGGTGATGAGGACGGACGgctacttcgtgcccgcgctcttcCTGAACCCGGCGTACCAGGAGGAGCTCGACAAGCTTTTCCCCCGAAAGGACTCGGTGTTCTACCTCCTGGCACGGTACCTCTTCCACCCGACGAACAAAGTGTGGGGGCTGATCACGAGGTTCTACGATTCCTACCTGAAAAATTCGGACGAACGGCTGGGCATCCAGGTCAGGGTGTTCGACGGCGACACGCCGTTCAAGCACGTCCTGGACCAGATCCTCGCGTGCACCTCGCAGGAGCATCTGCTGCCCGAGGTGGTGGCGCAGGACCCGGGGCCGCCCGCCTCGACCGCCGGCGCGCG CGGCTGGTCCACGTTCGGGTACGTCGGCCACGGGCTCGGCGGGCTCACCCCGTGGATCATGTTCAAGCCCGAGAACCTCACCACACCCGACCCGCCGTGCCGGCGGGCGGCCTCCATGGAGCCGTGCTTGCACGGGCCTCCCTTCTACGACTGCAGGGCCAGGCGCGGCGCCGATACCGGAAAGCTTGTGCCGCATGTCCGGCATTGCGAAGACATGAGCTGGGGACTGAAACTTGTTCACCCGGAATAG